From a single Mus caroli chromosome X, CAROLI_EIJ_v1.1, whole genome shotgun sequence genomic region:
- the Gjb1 gene encoding gap junction beta-1 protein yields the protein MNWTGLYTLLSGVNRHSTAIGRVWLSVIFIFRIMVLVVAAESVWGDEKSSFICNTLQPGCNSVCYDHFFPISHVRLWSLQLILVSTPALLVAMHVAHQQHIEKKMLRLEGHGDPLHLEEVKRHKVHISGTLWWTYVISVVFRLLFEAVFMYVFYLLYPGYAMVRLVKCEAFPCPNTVDCFVSRPTEKTVFTVFMLAASGICIILNVAEVVYLIIRACARRAQRRSNPPSRKGSGFGHRLSPEYKQNEINKLLSEQDGSLKDILRRSPGTGAGLAEKSDRCSAC from the coding sequence ATGAACTGGACAGGTCTATACACCTTGCTCAGTGGCGTGAATCGGCACTCTACAGCCATTGGCCGAGTATGGCTGTCTGTCATCTTCATCTTCAGAATCATGGTGCTGGTGGTGGCTGCTGAGAGCGTGTGGGGGGATGAGAAGTCCTCTTTCATCTGTAACACCCTCCAGCCGGGCTGCAACAGCGTCTGCTATGACCATTTTTTCCCCATCTCCCACGTGCGCCTATGGTCCCTGCAGCTTATCTTGGTTTCCACCCCAGCTCTCCTCGTGGCAATGCACGTAGCTCACCAACAgcacatagaaaagaaaatgctacGGCTTGAGGGGCATGGAGACCCCCTTCACCTGGAAGAGGTAAAGAGACACAAGGTGCACATCTCAGGGACACTGTGGTGGACCTATGTCATCAGTGTGGTGTTCCGGCTGCTGTTCGAGGctgtcttcatgtatgtcttCTATCTGCTGTACCCTGGCTATGCCATGGTGCGGCTGGTCAAGTGTGAAGCCTTCCCCTGCCCCAACACAGTGGACTGCTTCGTGTCCCGCCCCACCGAGAAAACCGTCTTCACTGTCTTTATGCTCGCAGCCTCCGGCATCTGCATTATCCTCAACGTGGCGGAGGTGGTGTACCTCATCATCCGGGCCTGTGCCCGCCGTGCTCAGCGCCGCTCCAATCCGCCCTCCCGCAAGGGCTCGGGCTTCGGCCACCGCCTCTCACCTGAATACAAGCAGAATGAGATCAACAAGCTGCTGAGCGAGCAGGATGGCTCTCTGAAAGACATACTGCGCCGCAGCCCTGGCACAGGGGCCGGGCTCGCTGAAAAGAGCGACCGATGCTCAGCCTGCTGA